DNA from Chelonia mydas isolate rCheMyd1 chromosome 3, rCheMyd1.pri.v2, whole genome shotgun sequence:
tcccaccaCCAAATTTCAAAGCTGGATAAAAATTTTGATCAGTCCTAGGAGTTACACTGAAAATTCTGATTTACAGCATATTAAGAAAAAGAGACTTAATAAACTTTCCTGACAAAAAATCTACCTGGTTTCAATATGCACTTAAACAGGAGCCAACTCACGGATAGGCTCACAAACTTTCCAGCAAGCTGGGGTTGAGCTTCAAGCCATGCTGTAGTTTGGGGCAGAAAAGCCGACAATTTCACAGTGTCACTCTTGCTGTGTCTACCCTAGACCGTTTCCCCAAAGATTTGCCACCAGGGCAGCTTCACGTCAATGGCAGCAAAGGCAAGAGTGCTTGTGTAGACAAGTCACCAGAATCACCAGTGTTTTCACCATCAATatcatctaaccctgctcagagaaAGCCAAGGAAAAATGCTGTTAATAATGCCAGTGCCTTGGCTACACCAGAGCTCTTATTGGTGGAGCCGCACTAGTGGGAAAGGTTGTCGGCGAAAGTCCAGCGCAGACACAGCTTCTGAGCTTTTCAGTGTGTTCGAACCTGAAATTTCAATGTGAAACTCAGCAGATACGAAACCACAGCGCCTCACGAAGCTGCAGGAAAAAGCTCCTGTTGCCTGCTGGGATCTGCACTTTATCCACAGGCAGCAAAGAGTTGTGTAGCGTTCTGGAACCCCAAGCTGGCAAAGGCGCCCTCCCGCCATCAGAACCAGTCTGCTCCAGTGAGACCTAATGTATAAATTAGTAGCAGCTGCAGGAAATTTAAACGTCATGCAAAAGGAACTGGGAGGAAGACAAAAATACACAGACAGCTTCCATTAATTCTGGTTTCAACCCACCTTAATACATTGTGCAAGTGACTCCTTCTGTTGGTCCTTCCCTTTTGTTAGATGCTGCCCTTCACCCTCCAGTGCACACAGGTATCTCCCATCTAGCATGTCCCTGATGGAGGGCATTCCCAATCTTCTTACAGATTCCCTGTGGTCCTGGTAAATGGTTTTTATAGAGGGCTTTTGAGGGTTGCATGCGTGACACAGAACACAATCCTCACTGCCCTGAATTCCATATTTGCTCTTTATGCTGCCTTGATCTTCAACAGAGTCAGAGGAAAGCTGCCCTCTGCTGCCACTGTAGCATGGAAGGTCTTGTTGCACCTGGTCATGCCCCGGTCTCCCTTTAGTCAGCGAAAGATCAGACAAATATTGAGCCAAACCTTCTAACTCCTTGATtctgggaggcagggaaagaAATTCTTCATCATTCTCCCATGCTTTTTTCAGTGGCAGTATTTGTGTAGTGGATACAAAATGACTGGCACCCTTTTCCTTTACCTGACACTTTGAAAAGTCTTCATCTCCTCTGTTACCCCAGCCTCTCCCATCTATGTGAGTCGGATTACATGGACTTAGTCCAGCACACTTGGAAGTAAGCAAACCGTTTGCAAACCCTCTAACGGGATCTGCTTTGGTGGCAGTACCAACACATTCTGCAAAGGACACTTTTGTGACAGGTGAAGGTCCATAGTAAGGAACTGCTCCTAAATACCCTGGCTTCTTAGACAAGGGAGTTGAAAATCTCTCTGCTGAGATCCCACACTCCTTACTCTGGCTTACGTTGCTCCCTGAAGCATGTTGATTTTGACCGGGTGCACTGATACACTTCAAAGTGCTCTCAGGTGAAACGGAAAAGCTGTCAAGATCTATACCAGAGTCATGGAAGAAGGGATCAGGCATCACAGACTTGGGGTTCTTTGCAAGCTTGTATTTTGGCTTCAAGGGGTAAGTGTAATCAAGCAAGTCCTCATACTCTTTATTAGGGTTCCAGTGTGGAGACTGCCGGTCCGGAGACGGGGGTAAAGAATCAGGTATTGCACATGCCCAGTAATCAGCCTGAAAGGACGAcctctttttttcctgttccacGGCTACGCAGTCATCAAAGAGAGGATTTAACCGCCTGCGTGTGCTGAGCATGGGATCTTCTACTGGAGTAGAGCCACTGTGCAGATACCGAGAGGGGAAGACTTCAGATGAAGGAAAAACCCTTCGAGCTGGTAAGCTTCTTGACCTTATCTCCTGCTGTTCAAAGTCGTCGTCTTCTGAAGGTGGAGTGGAAAGGCTCGATCTGGAAAACGTTGGGATTGCTGTCTCAAAACTGGGGAGTGTTCTGTTAGGCAAAGACTTCAAAGTGGctgaagaaagggaaagtgagGCCTGGCTCCCATGGTCAGCATTTatggcaggaaggggctcagaacTGGAGAGGTAAACTTTGGCGTCCATTGCTGAGCTCTGAAGTGTTGGCTGATGCTCAGGAGCATTCGGAAGGTGCTCCTTGCAGCCCAGACATTCCACCATTTTCATCTGCTTGAAAcattggagggaggggggaaaaacatatAGAATGAAGCAATGATAGTTCACACATTAAAGGCCTGTACTTCGCGTACGGCTTTGACTAGGTTATAAATGCGTTTCACCAATGGGGAGAACTCCAGCAAACAGAAATGAGAAAACAAATTTCTAACTCAAAGGGAATTCTTTGAACAATACAAGTAGCAGAAGTGCAGATAAAAGCCCTATTGTGTTGTCAGCAGGGCAGGAATATGGAGATTCAGAGCCTAATCCAGGCCTGGTGTAAGCAAGCACTCACATGtcaactccattgccttcagggCAGTtgtacccatttacaccagctctgAAATGGGCTGGTACTGTCGCCATATTTGCAGTGAGGCAAACCAGGTACTTGGAGGCTGTATGACACATCTGTCAGCACGAGACATCATTCATGATAAAGCATGTGTTGTGGGGAAAAGGGATGTGAAGTGTCATCAcgctacatttatttatttacttatttattcagAGTGTTTAAATACAACACACACCAATCCAGTGATCTGAGCCTCTATCCCATAAACTAACCatcacaacaaaaacaaaggcCCGCACAGAAGCGTAGGCAATCCTCACCCGCTTTAACAAGCAGGAGAAAGgatgggctttgcagcatgcccacAAGGTTAACAAGTCTGGGTTTTCATGGACAAAAGGAGTCCACAACTGAAGACCCCTCAGAAAGCACCACCAGCTGTTCCCTCTCATTTCTACTGAGGGAGCTCAAGCATCTCTGCCGATCTGAACAGCGGCAGTGTGTCGCAGAGAGAGATAATCTCGCAGGTAACCAGGTCTCACACTGTTTGTGGCTTTCACAGGTTAAAACCAACACTTTGAATTCCACCCAGAAGCTTATTGGAAGCCAACGCAGACCACCAAGCACTAGTCTGATGTGCTCCCAATGTGCAGCACACTAGGCTGCATCTGCTCCTGATAGAGTATGTGCCCCACACAGTTGACAAAGGAGTTAACTGGAAACAGAAAGCAACTAGTACACAGGGTTGCACCTGGAGGCTGGGCCAGGCCTAACtgatgatgaagcccagctggaggaggtgcTGGGTGGAGAGCATAGAGGGAGGAGGCCCTTGATGAGAAgatggctgcagggagagaggggaaggactCTGCAGTCCCTCTCCGGATGCTAGAAAGTGGAGGAAAAGACTTGAGAGAAGCAAATGTACAGTAAGCCCCGAAAGGGGCTGTGGGAAAGGACCAGAAGGAAGGAAAATGagtccaggcaggcagagagaagTCTGAGGGAGCAGACCCTAGCTGCTTGCCACAGGGTacctggactggaacccaagGAGAGGGAGGACCTGGGTTTCCTAACCAGCCACTGGAAAAGATGGTGCAAACACACCGTGACACAAGGGGGGAAAAGGACAATGGAGTTTGGAACTGGGGAGAAAGCCCTGGGCAGGCATCCACCTGTCCAAGAGCGAGAGACCAACCTCACAAAACCTGGGAAGGGATGAAGAATccgtggaggagtgagcctgagTAGAGGCAATGAGTTACGTTTATCTGAGTTTAATTTATTGGACTCTGTTTACTCCACAAGAGCTGGGACTAAATGTGATCTGGCTGCAGGGCTAATTCACGAGAAGAGGCAAACCATCACAGGGCCAGAGGAACTACCGACAGGGGGTGCTAGAGGTGGAGAACCTGATACCTCCTGCCCAACCCCAAGAGGGCAAGTCAGTGGTGAGTCCATTCTAACAGTGATCTAATTTAGCGTTTAGATGCACATCACTGGCCAGGTCAAGCAAAAGAGACTACTTgcaatgatctggaggaaggcTCCAGATAAATGCTCCGAGTGGCTTACCAGGCACAGAAGGATTTACCAAAAAATGAATTAATCTGAAATGCTTTGGTAAAATCTTTCCAATAGCCAGGCtgagggctgagggagggggatgtctGCACTGAACCTCATTCCCAACATGTCTATCTCAAAGGCCAAAATTTACAAACTTGGGGAGTCCAAAGGCAGCCTCCTAAATAAGCGATATGGGGGCTTGGCACAAGTGAAAAAATCAAGCCTAGTATTACAGATCTCCAACATCATCCGGGGGTCTTTTGCTGAAAATGTAATAGATAAAATAATAAGTGAAATCTTCTCACCTGCCGCCCTTCGGGGTGGAAAAGAGTGCTGCTAAAGCGATGGGGCAAATAGAACCATTCACGGTAGCAATCAGTTAATGGCTGCCTCTCCACATATGTTGCTTTTGCTCTGGAAAACCTGGAAGAAGGTGTTAAAGATACTTCACAAAGGCTGGGCTTTCTCTGGGAGACACCAGTTACTCTGTGGCCTGTTCCATCCATTGCCAGATCCTCAGTTCCTTTTGGGGATGGCTTCACCTCCGTGGCTTCTGAAAGCGGACGCTCACTGCTAACTAGCTCAGGGCAGTCGGTCTCTAGTTCTGGGTAGTTCCACCTCCCACAGACCTTGTCCTTCACATTCAGGGAGGCTTCAGAACCTAATTTTCCCACATCCAAGGCCATTCATGCAGAACTCCTTCCCCTCACAGACCATGCACTCGCAGCCTTGGGCTCTCTGAAAGAAACAACAAAGTGACCCTCTTTCCCCACTTCCACACAACTAAAACAACATGGATTTGCTTTACCCTGCGTCTAAGTGAGGAAACACACTTTAGCCTGTCCTGAGCAAAAATCACAAGATCACATCATCTCTGTGCATCTTTAATCACACAAAACAGCAAATTTGCTTTCATTCTTTTCCAGCACTTTTCTGACTTCACATTACAACTTATTATGCTAAAAATCACAGTTTCGCTCTTTGGAGAGTCACTTGTACTCTAGTGGTACATTCGGAACAAATGCAGGTTTTGTACCCTGCTCTGACAGCTCTATGGTTGCTAACTAAGGACCATGATCCTGAGAGCACTTTTGCACATGAATAAAGTTACTGTGTCCAAATGAACAGCCATTCTTTTCACTAGCAGTTGTGTATCTAGGGCTGCtagagaatcaagccctaaagaACTTCTGGGACAGGTAATTTCCTTACAGGGATACATGGGGATTTCTCAACAGGTCAACTTCTCCGAAACGGAGAcatttaagaaagggaaataaaGCAATCATCTCAGGGCCTGATTGTGCAACTTCTACCCGGATGAGTGATTGATTACTCTCATGACTAATTGCTCATTGATGGGGGATCAGGGAGTGGGTGTGCCAGTCATCACAGCTTTGCTGGTATCGAAACAACGATCAGTTGCAGTGACAGGGTGGCATAGGTTACTTCCACGCTGGAGCAAGGAGCGAATTGCGATTGAAGACTGAGCTAACTTAACGTTTTAGGTCAACCTAGGTACACCGCTCATGAATGTCCAAAATCCACCATCCCTGAACAATTTAGTTAAGCCAACCCAACCTCCAGTGCAGATGCCACTAGATTGATGGAAGAGTTCTTCAATTGACCCAGTTACCCCACCTTTGAGAAGTCTGTTCATcacagtgatggaaaaaacccttctgtcgctccgggaagcatctacactatagcgctacagcggcacagctgcagcgccgTACCTGTGCCATGGTACTGCctctagcgtagacatagcctgggTCGCAATTCACTCCCTGATTCGCTCCTGGGGCATTGCAGGTGCGTGCTGCCTGTTACTCAGGGCTTGTGGAAACTCCACGATCGAGCCCTAAGGGAATAAGTTCCCGCAGTCCCTTAATTAGATTTCACGCACTCTGCAGGAGATGCTCCtcctttacaccagtgtgacGCAGCTCAGAATCTGCCCTGCTCTACCCAAATTGCCTTTGATACATCTATAGGGTCTTGCCACAAAACCCTATGCACACACCGTTAAATTCAATCAATCGTTCTTAGAAAGTAAAGACTGTACCAATACAACCTGACAGTACAATTCGCAACGCCAGTTATTTTTACACTATCCCACTCGAGGGTTCAGACCCAAAAGCAGCTACATGATTTGGGTAAGTTTCAGAAAGTTATAGAAAATGTCACTTCTTGGGATATCACATAATCTTGTAAACAAATTACAGATCCCTGTTAGCAAGAATGTTCATATAGAGCTTTAAACCTAACTTCTGATCTCTCAGAAAAACACCGTTCAATGACCACAAGGAACGTTTTTTACTTATGCACTTTGAACCATAGCCAGTACAGGTGCACCCCAACTGTGCAAACACGAATCCAGTAACGACCAGCGTGGTAAAATAACGTCAGCCCTTACTGTCGTTCAGTTTCTTTTAATATGTCGAAGAACACACCTGACAAACATTTTAGCTCAAGATCCTGTGTACTTTAAAATCCAAAAAAAAGATCACGTTATCTACCTTGTCCACAAGTATGTTACTAAATAGATCCTTGGGCATCCATGGCAGCAATTCTCTATAATCCCCCAGGTAGAAAGTCATAACAAAGGCTTGCGGATGACAAGGCTAATTTAAATTAACAAGTATGTGGAAGGCTTTAAACAGCTACTAATTAGTTTAGCTGGATCTGAGGTGATCCAGGAAGACCACCACTGTGGGGAACAAACACTCTGTAAAATTTTTCAACCAACTGaaggattttatgtttttttaaaagaacacagggaaattattttaatatacatgAGCTCAGACAATCAACAATGCTGTACTCAGGTTATTGCACTTGACTTCTGAGAGAAGCCCATTATAATTAGAACGGGTCAAATAATATTAATCAAATAAAAAATCTGGCTAATCTTGGCTTCACCAAGCATTCACAAACCAGTGCTGTTATTTGCTAATTTATTAGGGGGccaaaaatatttatagaatATTACAAATGGCATTTTTTTGGAGTTTTTGAAATACCAAATGTTGGTATTTGAGCTACCAAATTGATGTTGCCAATATTCTGGTGAATAGAGCACACCTTGCTGTGACAAATACATGTACTCACCAGTCTCAAAGCTTCATGAATACGAAAACACTTCAGCTAGTTCAAATTGATCTGATGCCGCAGCATTACCTAAATATTAGTGGAATAGGCTTTTTTGCTAATCAATAAGCTCGAGCTAAAATAGTAATGCATGAAAGGAGGCCATCCGAGACAAATCAATTGCAAATTCAAAAGGTGGGACACAATTAacagccttttaaaattttttaaattaacaaacatcctagctcagtggttctcaaactgtgggttgggaccctgttttaatggggtcgccagggctggtgttcgACTTTCTGGGGTCCAGGGCTAAAGCTGAAGtcagagccccaccgcccagggctgaagtcgaAACCCgagggcggcagggctcaggtcaCAGCCCCCCActctagggctgaagccctcaaacTTTGGCTTTGGGCCCCCCTGAcccgggcggtggggctcagacttGGGATTTGGCATCCCTGCCCtcggcagtggggctcaggcttcggtccccctgcccggggttgtgtagtaatttgttgtcagaaggagtcACGaggcaatgaagtttgagaaaccctgtccTAGCTGGTTCTGCCTGCAGCAACCACAATCATGACCTATCCCTGTGGGACAAATCAGGCATGACAGAATCAACATTCAGCCATGGAACATTCGTCAGATGAGAGAAATTCTTCGCAACATTTCATAAATTTAACAAACTTCCTTAAAGAAGCAAACTGGTGTCAGACCGCTTTGCTCTGCAAGTTCCTTTTAGCTACATAAGGAgttgcagggatggagggagacaTGTCTGCTGATATCTCACAGACTGGGGGGAAACCTGGTTCCCCATTCTGCAAGAGGTTTTTGAGAGTTTTAAATTTGTTCCTCTCTTAAAACGGGATGAATGGTCaatcttgaaatttttcacaaactgatgataatttttttttttaaaagtaagatctggtaaatcaaaacattttaattttgactttttaaagttttgtaGTATAAACTAACAAATTTCAaacccccgcaaaaaaaaaaaaaattgcgggagatttgttgaaactgaccctttccccaGGAACAATTTTTCATTCGAAAACTCCTTACCAGCTGTGGTCACCTCTCCTGTGCCAGACATCCCAGTTTTAACTATTTGTCTTCTAACTATGCTCCTCCTGCTCAGCCTctgtatactttttttaaaaaggcagatgGTGGGTCTGCCCCTGTACTAATGGCAAGTGTGTAGTGGAGGGCAAAAGTGCAGAGTtcttccccaaacacacactccaCAGTGCCGCACAGGCattctaaggcaggggttctcaaactcggGGTCGGGACCCCGCAGGGGGTTGCAagcggtcagcctccaccccaaatccgcTTTGCCGCCAAcatttataacggtgttaaataaatttaaaagtgtttttaatttataaggggggttcgCACTCGGAGGCTTCCtgcgtgaaaggggtcaccagtaccaaagtttgagaaccactgttctaaggccTTGGCCATACTATTGTTGCAGTGATGTCACAGCAGCAATTCTCAGCCTTTTCCAGACAAAGATCCCATGTTAGTGAATACATGCAAGTGAGATCTGGCTGTTCACGGGCAAAGCAATCCTACATTCCACATATTCTCTTCACCCGACTCAATTGTGATGTTTttgcttgatttatttatttttccctttaattcATAACTTTAACTCTGACCAAAATAAATACTATTATTGCATCAGGAGGATCACCCCATACAAGAGAAAAGCCAACAGAGAGGCTCACCTGCCACTCTTCTTCCCAGCTACTGACTATCAAAAGGAAAGAGGTGAAGCCACAGGCAGAATGACTGGGATGTCCCTATTTCATGCCAATTGGTGGTTGGCACCAttgtaagttacagcagccttagggctgctctaactcagtGCAAGGAGGAGCAGTCCTGCATGCAGATGCAGCAGGATTGGGGTGTCAAATGTGGGCTTTAAGCCATCTCTGCGCGCACACCTCTCCCTGAATTGTGCAGTTCATCCATAGCAGAGTAGATGGTCTTACATAACAGATACAATTCAAATGTAAGTTTATCTACATATTTTACCATAAATGTATTAGACACTTTTCCTAATAAATTACATGTACCGAACTATTCTCTGGAAACAGCAGTTGGAActactttagaaaaaaaaatccactgtcaATTAAACATAGCAACTATGAAAACCCATTTATCTGTAAAAATATTTAGACACCAAAATTGAATAagcaaaaataatacaaaaaccaCCCCAAAAAATCTATGGGTCAGAGTCCAGATTGTTGTGTTGCAAGGAAatctgtctcttcccctcccccccatacttGATAAGAAGAATGTATTTGTTTAGCTTGTAGACAACTTAAGATTTACGATCTCTTCAACTATTCACTTTCTTGCTTTTAACTGCAGAGGTTTTATAAATGATGTGCTCGGTAGTTGAACTTTAGTCACAAAGGATATGTCTatgttgcaaaaaaaccccaaacaaaaccccaaactcaTGACAGCAAGTCTCGAAGCTCAAGTCAGCTTACTTGGACttgtgctgtggggctaaaaatagcagtgtagatctTCCCACTCAGGCTCTGAGATCCACACCCATCCCCAGGTTTCACAGCCTGAGCAGGAagagctacactgctatttttagtcctctagtgtaagcctgagtcagttgaccccaTGCTCTGAGGTGGCTGTTGGgtctgatgtttgtttgtttgttttgcagtgtagatgtactctcagTGACCTTACCTGACTTCTTTATATAGTGTTTTGGGTTTTGAATTAACTATAATATCGAACATTTACACAACTGAACATTAGTAAGCTAAATACCAGTAGTTTAAACCTTAGCTGTAGGTGATTAAACACAATCTTCAAAGAGATGGACTTGTCTGGCTGGAATGCCTGAGAAATGACTTTGCCTCTACGCCACCTCTAGCTAGAGTCCTTCAGTTCCAACTGGAACCATCTATTGTGCAAAACCAGCCCATGATCATAAACCTTTAAAAGATATTCCAGGCAAATCTAAGGGTACTACATATTAAATTCCAATACTGATTCTAGAGCTTACAGGTCAGCACTTCGTCTGTTACATTACACAGCCCCCTGCTCATATATTTTGTTCACTCCTTCAGCAATAAAATCCTTCAGGATTTAACTATGGATCCCAAAATATATCAAAGATACTAAACAGGCATCTACTAGACAGTTCCATtctctccttgttgttttcacccTTCCAGTACTATAGCCCGCTCCCTTCATTGTCACTAATGCAAAGGtgtatacagaaggtcagattcagacctggtgtaaacAATGCAACTCCACTAGCTGCACCTGCTAATATCTGTCTAGCtccttaataatttttattgtgcTTTCTTGAATTCCTTCtgatttgtcaacatctttctgaTACTAAGGTGTCCTCACACTGAATGTGCATTATTCTAGGTGTGTGTTATCTTCCTGGTCCATAACATGATCCCTCTGCGTAGGCAGCCCCATGTCAAAGCTAAAAGGAAAAGGGGGCTGTTAATAGCATAAGAAGTAAAGGGAAGGTATCCATTTAGCTGTAACCTATGCAAGGAACAGCTTGAATCTCCAATGTTTGAAATTTAAGCCAGCTCCTTCCTTGTGTCTTAACACATctgaaatatatacacacacacacacacacacacacacacacacagagtgttcTTGCATTTCTTTAACCACAGGCTTTGAACTCTGCAATTTAAAACATTATCACTACTAACTTCAATATAAgctttttggggggggcaggggcggggaggcTGTGCAAAACCAGTCTGTGCAAGTCCTAAGCGATAATGAtcccctccacagctcccactgaactcaacggGCCTGATCCTGGTCCCATCAGGATGAAGAAAAAtcaaagattttaaaacaaatttaaaatcagAACCTTTaaattcacttttctttttaaaaatcaacctgTTTATAATTAACTTTAAAATTATGATGACCCCTATAAAGGCCCAAACtaactgtaatattttaaaaatcaataaataaaaacttGGTGCATCAGTGAGCCCTCCCCACATTGGCAAGTTAAAGCGTTCTGCTTTTTAGTTATATACTGTATTGCGGGGAAAACATCTTTAACTTCTGAGGTCGCCTCATACTTATAAACATGTCACAATCAAGTATTGCACTgggtaaatatattattttcagtCTTTACAATGGCGTGAATGCTGGTATTTGCACTTCTAACGTAAGTACTTCTCAGTTTCTGCTGTTCAGAGAAGATTTGGTCTTAATGTACATAGTTTCAGTTTAGCTAGCAGGCGAAGAGAGAAATGAAGAGAATATTCTTTGCACCACTTCATTCAAAACTGAGAAAACAATTGGAAGCCGAAAAAACAGGAAAGCTGATGAGATCAGTTTCTGAAAATGTGGAAGatcacagggcctgattttcaaaggtatttaggcacctaaagatgtagatgCCCAGTGAGACTTTCAGAAGTCTAAATACCACTTTCGGAAGTCTAAATACCAGTCTGTCAGTTCACTACCTACATTTAATActgcctttgtttaataaatcagttagttgtAAATTAAAAAAGTTTATGAAACATATTCTTTTGTATCCAACACATTGTAAGGTCATGTTAGTTAACGGGTAAACAATTTTCAAATGCTGTTTTGacatatttttaattgaattgcaATTTCCctccaaatgcagcttgacagaaatcacaagtaaaaataaTCTAGTAAGTAGAAAATGGTGAGTGATGCATTTCTTAacacaaaaaacagaaaatgaagaatCTGATTAAATGTATGTTTAGCTGTATAATTGTGTAAAtaagtgtgtataaatatagtgTATTCTCCTGGTAACAAAAAGTTACCACCAAATATAGTCTTGACATTTTGACAATCAGCATGTTTTAATGCTTCTACCAGCCAGAGAGAATGTTTCTTTAGGGAAACAACTCCAGTACAAACGCAAAACAAGATTTCTATTCCATAAAAAGTCAGTGGGCTCAGGGCCTTGTCTAAACTAGTGTTATTAAAGTTGCTCGTGGCACCTGAGTTTCGTAGGGGAGGTCTACTCATCCTAGCCCCAGACGGAGCTCTTAACTGCAACAGCTTGAGTGTGATATGTGATGAGTTcggaagctgggagcagcacagccTTCGcagcagggagtttgtttataaactgcggcagggtgattaagataacaaaaggcttatcattaaagtaaattaagggttgttagatgatcctgaaagcactgCCAGGAACTTCAgttaaaagacaggtttcagagtagcagtcctgttagtctgtatccgcaaaaagaacaggagtacttgtggcaccttagagactaacaaatttattagagcataagctttcgtgagctacagctcacttcatcggatgcatgcagtggatgtatccgatgaagtgagctgaagctcacgaaagattatgctctaataaatctgttagtctccaagatgccacaagtactcctgttctttttgtagttaaaagataggaaacaaagggtaggaataagaggtgagaatgggaagaggtaaatagtgatgaccatcagggatctgtactgggaccagtcctattcaacatattcataaatgatctggaaaaaaggggtatgcagagaggtggtaaaatttgcagatgatacaaaattactcaagatagttaagtccaaaacagactgcgaggagttacaaaaggatctcacaaaactgggtgactggggggCAACACAATGGTAGAAGAAATTCAgtgtcgataaat
Protein-coding regions in this window:
- the CEP68 gene encoding centrosomal protein of 68 kDa isoform X2; this translates as MALDVGKLGSEASLNVKDKVCGRWNYPELETDCPELVSSERPLSEATEVKPSPKGTEDLAMDGTGHRVTGVSQRKPSLCEVSLTPSSRFSRAKATYVERQPLTDCYREWFYLPHRFSSTLFHPEGRQMKMVECLGCKEHLPNAPEHQPTLQSSAMDAKVYLSSSEPLPAINADHGSQASLSLSSATLKSLPNRTLPSFETAIPTFSRSSLSTPPSEDDDFEQQEIRSRSLPARRVFPSSEVFPSRYLHSGSTPVEDPMLSTRRRLNPLFDDCVAVEQEKKRSSFQADYWACAIPDSLPPSPDRQSPHWNPNKEYEDLLDYTYPLKPKYKLAKNPKSVMPDPFFHDSGIDLDSFSVSPESTLKCISAPGQNQHASGSNVSQSKECGISAERFSTPLSKKPGYLGAVPYYGPSPVTKVSFAECVGTATKADPVRGFANGLLTSKCAGLSPCNPTHIDGRGWGNRGDEDFSKCQVKEKGASHFVSTTQILPLKKAWENDEEFLSLPPRIKELEGLAQYLSDLSLTKGRPGHDQVQQDLPCYSGSRGQLSSDSVEDQGSIKSKYGIQGSEDCVLCHACNPQKPSIKTIYQDHRESVRRLGMPSIRDMLDGRYLCALEGEGQHLTKGKDQQKESLAQCIKIFCCQLEELIHWLYKVADVTDNWIPPEPDVESVKTSLHRYLQFKKDVADHQTLTESVLQRGETLLKCMASNSPVLKDTLGLIAKQSEELESHAERLYESVLAATDTIGGHSLTKDSDTQQTVAQAKEAKWVIPLAEMEFVSRSLEA
- the CEP68 gene encoding centrosomal protein of 68 kDa isoform X4; translation: MALDVGKLGSEASLNVKDKVCGRWNYPELETDCPELVSSERPLSEATEVKPSPKGTEDLAMDGTGHRVTGVSQRKPSLCEVSLTPSSRFSRAKATYVERQPLTDCYREWFYLPHRFSSTLFHPEGRQMCHTASKYLVCLTANMATVPAHFRAGVNGYNCPEGNGVDISSLSTPPSEDDDFEQQEIRSRSLPARRVFPSSEVFPSRYLHSGSTPVEDPMLSTRRRLNPLFDDCVAVEQEKKRSSFQADYWACAIPDSLPPSPDRQSPHWNPNKEYEDLLDYTYPLKPKYKLAKNPKSVMPDPFFHDSGIDLDSFSVSPESTLKCISAPGQNQHASGSNVSQSKECGISAERFSTPLSKKPGYLGAVPYYGPSPVTKVSFAECVGTATKADPVRGFANGLLTSKCAGLSPCNPTHIDGRGWGNRGDEDFSKCQVKEKGASHFVSTTQILPLKKAWENDEEFLSLPPRIKELEGLAQYLSDLSLTKGRPGHDQVQQDLPCYSGSRGQLSSDSVEDQGSIKSKYGIQGSEDCVLCHACNPQKPSIKTIYQDHRESVRRLGMPSIRDMLDGRYLCALEGEGQHLTKGKDQQKESLAQCIKIFCCQLEELIHWLYKVADVTDNWIPPEPDVESVKTSLHRYLQFKKDVADHQTLTESVLQRGETLLKCMASNSPVLKDTLGLIAKQSEELESHAERLYESVLAATDTIGGHSLTKDSDTQQTVAQAKEAKWVIPLAEMEFVSRSLEA
- the CEP68 gene encoding centrosomal protein of 68 kDa isoform X1, producing MALDVGKLGSEASLNVKDKVCGRWNYPELETDCPELVSSERPLSEATEVKPSPKGTEDLAMDGTGHRVTGVSQRKPSLCEVSLTPSSRFSRAKATYVERQPLTDCYREWFYLPHRFSSTLFHPEGRQQMKMVECLGCKEHLPNAPEHQPTLQSSAMDAKVYLSSSEPLPAINADHGSQASLSLSSATLKSLPNRTLPSFETAIPTFSRSSLSTPPSEDDDFEQQEIRSRSLPARRVFPSSEVFPSRYLHSGSTPVEDPMLSTRRRLNPLFDDCVAVEQEKKRSSFQADYWACAIPDSLPPSPDRQSPHWNPNKEYEDLLDYTYPLKPKYKLAKNPKSVMPDPFFHDSGIDLDSFSVSPESTLKCISAPGQNQHASGSNVSQSKECGISAERFSTPLSKKPGYLGAVPYYGPSPVTKVSFAECVGTATKADPVRGFANGLLTSKCAGLSPCNPTHIDGRGWGNRGDEDFSKCQVKEKGASHFVSTTQILPLKKAWENDEEFLSLPPRIKELEGLAQYLSDLSLTKGRPGHDQVQQDLPCYSGSRGQLSSDSVEDQGSIKSKYGIQGSEDCVLCHACNPQKPSIKTIYQDHRESVRRLGMPSIRDMLDGRYLCALEGEGQHLTKGKDQQKESLAQCIKIFCCQLEELIHWLYKVADVTDNWIPPEPDVESVKTSLHRYLQFKKDVADHQTLTESVLQRGETLLKCMASNSPVLKDTLGLIAKQSEELESHAERLYESVLAATDTIGGHSLTKDSDTQQTVAQAKEAKWVIPLAEMEFVSRSLEA